ATTAAATCCAAGTCCAAAAACAAACCCATTGTGAGCCGACGCCCTGATTCTATACAAATGTATCTAAAAGAGATAAGCAAGGTCGCATTTTTAACCGCCAAGGAAGAGAAGGATTTGGCAAAAAGAATAGAAAGGGGCGATATTGCGTCAAAGCAAAAACTTATTAGAGCCAATTTACGGTTGGTGGTTTCAATTGCTAAAAAGTATGTAGGCAGAACCCCAAACCTCACGATGCTTGATTTAATTCAGGAAGGAAATTTAGGACTTTTTAGGGCAGCTGAAAAATTTGATTGGAGAAGGGGATATAAGTTTTCAACTTATGCTACTTGGTGGATAAGACAGGCAATCACTCGTGCATTAGCTGACCAGGCAAGAACTATTAGGATTCCTGTGCATATGATAGAAACTATTTCAAAATATACAAAAGTTAGAAGGGAGTTATTAAGAGAGCTGGGCAGGGAGCCATCAGTGGAAGAAATTAGTAGAGAGATGGGGGTGAGCGGAGACAAGGTGAGGCATATTAAAAAAATTGCCCAAAAGACAATTTCTTTGGAAACGCCGATAGGCGATAAAGACGACGAAGACAGCGTTTTAGCCGAGTTTATAAAAGACGAAGAAATGCCCTCTCCTTCAAAGCGGGCAGCCCGGGCATTGCTTAAAGAGCGGCTGGATGAGATTTTGGCTGATTTGACTGATAGAGAGCAGAAAATTTTGGCAATGAGATTTGGTTTGACCGACGGAGTGACTCATACATTGCAGGAAGTAGGGGAAGTGTTTGCCGTCACCAGAGAGAGAATCCGTCAGATAGAAGCAAAGGCACTGGAGAAGATACGCAAACACGACAACCTCAAAAAACTGGAAGGATACTAATTCCTTGAAAAAAAAGATAAAATGACATAAGCTTTAGATAGTAAAATTTAATATTCCGCGGTAGCCCCGACGCAGGGTCGGGGCCCCGAC
This portion of the Patescibacteria group bacterium genome encodes:
- a CDS encoding sigma-70 family RNA polymerase sigma factor is translated as MPKKKKLIKKKKVAKKKVVKKKKISRKKELAKKIVKKKSVKDKNKDKKAKKIVKKKVIKKKSPKPSVKKKKTLKNAIGKTANRTFRNKPVEGVKTSKLREEIFPLAKIEELIRRGRTRGFVTHSEVIYFFPYPEKDLDGLEALLYRLEEEGIELKRSQGFLRVEGDEHSQIKSKSKNKPIVSRRPDSIQMYLKEISKVAFLTAKEEKDLAKRIERGDIASKQKLIRANLRLVVSIAKKYVGRTPNLTMLDLIQEGNLGLFRAAEKFDWRRGYKFSTYATWWIRQAITRALADQARTIRIPVHMIETISKYTKVRRELLRELGREPSVEEISREMGVSGDKVRHIKKIAQKTISLETPIGDKDDEDSVLAEFIKDEEMPSPSKRAARALLKERLDEILADLTDREQKILAMRFGLTDGVTHTLQEVGEVFAVTRERIRQIEAKALEKIRKHDNLKKLEGY